The genomic segment CACAAATCGTCCGATAATGAATACCACAATGCATAACACAACCCTGATTCCAAAAGAGATCAGTGCAGGGATATTCTGCTGAAACAGATTCCAGGCACTGGTCACCTCATCCGTTGCATCTGCAATTGTCTGCGCTGCTGCTTCCGTCGCAGCATCTGTCGTATCACTGGTCGATACCGCAGAGGATTTCACGGCAGTTGCCGCAAAACTTATTTTTTCTGTAAGCTTTATGTTTGACATGAGATTAAACCATAGTCCTGTCATATAACCATCTCTCCTGTTTTACTTTTGGCTTTCTGTTCAAGCCATTCTGCATTTATTTCTGTCTAAAACCTTCTTTTATTCCAAACACCTGTAAGAGTCTCCCCGATTTTCTGCGTCAGAGTTTTATCCTTAAAATCCCCCTGTTTCACGGTTTCAGTTGGAGAAACGCACAGAGGTTTCCACGTCGTTCTCCCATGACCCGGTGTGAGTACAGGATCTTCGAGTTGCATCTTGTACACACGTTAGTTACCGTCATATGCTCCGGACGAATCCCTGCCTCTAAAAAGACCTGACGGTTTGCCTCCCAGAGGTTCAACTGGTATTTTCCGTTTGATTTCCTGTAAAATAATTTATCCCAGATTGTGTCCGTAAAATTCTGCCGAAATTGCTCGATCACATCTTCACTGACTTCATAGCAATCCTGACAAATCGACGGTCCTACCGCTGCCAGAATATCTGCCGGATCACAACCATATTCTTCCTGCATGCGTCGAACAGTCACCTGCCCCATCTTCCCAACGGTTCCTCTCCAGCCGGAATGAGACAGTCCGATTACTTTTTTCTTCGGATCCAGAAAATACAGCGGTACACAGTCTGCATAGGAGGTCACCAAGCAAATTCCCGGCACATTCGTCACCAGACCATCCACATCCGTATATGGGCGCTCTCTTGTCACCCCATATCCCGCGTCTGCTTCTGTCACCATCCGAACATTCGTCGTATGGGTCTGTCTGGAATATACCATTTTCTCACACGGAATTCCCATCGCCTCTCCGATCTGCCGGAAATTCTCCTTCACACACTCCGGATCATCTCCTCTGGTGAAACTCAGGTTCATGGATGCGTACTCCCCCTGGCTTACGCCTCCTAACCTGGTGGAAAATCCGCTCCTGACAAGACCGGTTTCTTCCAGAATCCGCACTTTTAGATAAGGTACTTCTCCTGTTACTTCCTCAAACACCGATTCTGTTGTCTTATATTCCAGGCCTAAACTTTCTGTATTCATATCCTTCTTCGCACCGCTCTCTTTCGGTTTTATTCTCTTCTTACATTTTTCTTCTGACGATTTTGGCTCCGCCTTATTCTGCGGCTATTTTTTTCTATCCTGTTCTGTCCATTGTACACTCATCCGCAGACTCACTTTATCCTTCAGAAAGCTTCAAATGCATTCTGGATCCACTCCACCTTTTCCCCGCAGATCCCAATCACATCAAATCTGCACGGAACATCAAAGAGTCCTGCCTTTACCAGATAAAGTCTGGCTCCCTTGATCATGGAACGCTGCTTTCTGAGATCCACTGCTTCCAGCGGCGATCCCTTGCTTTCGTCTTTGCGGTATTTCACTTCACAGAAGACCAGATACTCTCCGTCTTTCAGAATCAGATCAATCTCTCCACCTCTGAAATAATAATTATATTCCAGGATCTGACACCCGTTTTCTTCCAGAAATGCACCGGCCAGTTTTTCATATCTTGCCCCTGTCTGTCGTTTATTCTGCATCTTCCCTCAAACTTCTTTTTTCATTCATAAATCTGTGTCACAGGAAATTCTTAATAAAAGTCCTTCTGTGTATCGGGGTCGGTCCCAGTTCTTTTAATGCCGCAATATGGGCTACGGAACCATAGCCTTTGTTACCTGCAAAATCATACCCCGGAAAGATCTTGTCATATTCTTCCATCAGATGATCTCGTTCTACCTTCGCCACAATACTTGCGGCTGCAATCGAAACACTTTTCGCATCCCCCTTGATGATCGGCACCTGCGGAACCACCACTTCCGGAATCGTCACAGCATCATTTAACAGAAGATCCGGTCTTACTTCCAGATTAGAAATCGCCATCCGCATCGCCTCATAGGTAGCCTGAAGGATATTGATCTGATCAATTCGTTCCGGAGAAACCATTCCGAGTCCTACCGCAATTGCCTTTTCGCGGATTTCTTTCGCCAGTTCTTCCCGTTTCTTCGGTGAAAGCTTTTTGGAATCATTCAGATATAAAATCTGCACATCTTTCGGAAGGATCACGGCTCCTGCTGTCACCGGTCCTGCAAGAGGCCCACGGCCGACTTCGTCAATTCCACAGATTGCCAGATACTGCCCGTATTTTTTTTCATAGACTTTCATCTGTTCGAGCCGATCAAGTTCCTGCTGATATTTCAGATCATCTGCCTGATATTTTTTGATCAGCTTCTGCACACCGCTTCTCATATCCCCGGCATATGCCTGATATAACCCCTGGCGTTCTGATCGTTCACAGGCTTTAAACTCTGTCTCGATTTCTTTGATACTACTCATGTTTAATCACTCCAAATTCGCTGAAGGGCCAAATCCTGATCCAGGCTCTTCCGATCAGATCCTTTCTGTTCAGGACACCGACCGTCACCGCACGGCTGTCCTGACTGTGGTTTCTGTTGTCTCCCAACACAAAATATTCATTCTCGCCAAGCTGGATCGGTTCTTCGGCAATTCCCGG from the Mediterraneibacter butyricigenes genome contains:
- a CDS encoding YraN family protein produces the protein MQNKRQTGARYEKLAGAFLEENGCQILEYNYYFRGGEIDLILKDGEYLVFCEVKYRKDESKGSPLEAVDLRKQRSMIKGARLYLVKAGLFDVPCRFDVIGICGEKVEWIQNAFEAF
- the pgeF gene encoding peptidoglycan editing factor PgeF translates to MNTESLGLEYKTTESVFEEVTGEVPYLKVRILEETGLVRSGFSTRLGGVSQGEYASMNLSFTRGDDPECVKENFRQIGEAMGIPCEKMVYSRQTHTTNVRMVTEADAGYGVTRERPYTDVDGLVTNVPGICLVTSYADCVPLYFLDPKKKVIGLSHSGWRGTVGKMGQVTVRRMQEEYGCDPADILAAVGPSICQDCYEVSEDVIEQFRQNFTDTIWDKLFYRKSNGKYQLNLWEANRQVFLEAGIRPEHMTVTNVCTRCNSKILYSHRVMGERRGNLCAFLQLKP
- a CDS encoding ribonuclease HII, with translation MSSIKEIETEFKACERSERQGLYQAYAGDMRSGVQKLIKKYQADDLKYQQELDRLEQMKVYEKKYGQYLAICGIDEVGRGPLAGPVTAGAVILPKDVQILYLNDSKKLSPKKREELAKEIREKAIAVGLGMVSPERIDQINILQATYEAMRMAISNLEVRPDLLLNDAVTIPEVVVPQVPIIKGDAKSVSIAAASIVAKVERDHLMEEYDKIFPGYDFAGNKGYGSVAHIAALKELGPTPIHRRTFIKNFL